A genomic region of Halomonas aestuarii contains the following coding sequences:
- the ribA gene encoding GTP cyclohydrolase II, with the protein MTIRFIAASRLPTPWATFTMHGFEDEATGKDHIALTLGDVADGEPVLGRVHSECLTGDALFSMRCDCGFQLQEALKRIAEEGRGVLLYLRQEGRGIGLLNKIRAYQLQDAGADTVEANEQLGFAADLRRYDLCVPMLDHLGITALRLMTNNPRKVDALTQAGVVVRERVPLTTGLNPHNEQYLSTKAGKLGHMMALGDFTQASDVDIERKP; encoded by the coding sequence GTGACGATTCGATTCATCGCCGCCTCCCGGCTGCCCACCCCCTGGGCCACCTTCACCATGCACGGCTTCGAGGACGAAGCCACCGGCAAGGACCATATCGCCCTCACCCTGGGTGACGTGGCCGATGGCGAGCCGGTGCTGGGTCGGGTCCACTCGGAGTGCCTGACCGGCGATGCCCTCTTCTCCATGCGCTGCGACTGCGGCTTCCAGCTGCAGGAAGCCCTCAAGCGCATTGCCGAAGAGGGACGGGGCGTCCTGCTCTACCTGCGCCAGGAGGGTCGCGGCATCGGCCTGCTCAACAAGATCCGCGCCTACCAGCTGCAGGATGCCGGCGCCGACACCGTGGAGGCGAACGAGCAGCTGGGCTTCGCCGCCGACCTGCGCCGCTACGACCTCTGCGTGCCGATGCTCGACCACCTGGGCATCACGGCCCTGCGGCTGATGACCAACAACCCCCGCAAGGTCGACGCCCTGACCCAGGCCGGCGTGGTGGTGAGGGAACGTGTTCCGCTGACCACCGGTCTAAACCCCCATAACGAGCAGTACCTCTCCACCAAGGCCGGAAAGCTGGGCCACATGATGGCGCTGGGCGACTTCACCCAGGCCAGCGACGTGGATATCGAACGCAAGCCCTGA
- the hemE gene encoding uroporphyrinogen decarboxylase, whose amino-acid sequence MELKNDRLLRALARQPVDRTPVWMMRQAGRYLPEYREVRGHAGSFMDLCRNQDLACEVTLQPLERFPLDAAILFSDILTIPDAMGLGLYFETGEGPKFRKPVRTAADVDALAVPDAERDLDYVMRAVSTIRRELNGRVPLIGFSGSPWTLATYMVEGASSKDFRHVKTMLYDAPDAMHRLLDMLAHAVTDYLNAQIRAGAQAVQIFDTWGGALSTPAYLEFSLRYMEQIVAGLIREHEGRRVPVILFTKNGGQWLEDIAAAGSDAVGLDWTTELSSARARVGHRVALQGNLDPNVLFARPAAIRAEVARTLDSFGPGPGHVFNLGHGINQFTDPDHVTAFMEALHDLSPAYHRNIPHD is encoded by the coding sequence ATGGAACTCAAGAACGACCGCCTTCTGCGCGCCCTGGCGCGTCAACCCGTCGACCGCACCCCGGTCTGGATGATGCGTCAGGCCGGCCGCTACCTGCCGGAGTATCGTGAGGTGCGCGGCCATGCCGGCAGCTTCATGGACCTGTGTCGCAACCAGGACCTGGCCTGCGAGGTCACCCTCCAGCCCCTGGAGCGCTTCCCGCTGGACGCGGCCATCCTCTTCTCGGACATCCTCACCATCCCGGACGCCATGGGGCTGGGGCTCTACTTCGAGACGGGCGAGGGGCCGAAGTTCCGCAAGCCGGTGCGCACCGCGGCGGACGTGGATGCCCTGGCGGTGCCGGACGCCGAGCGCGACCTGGACTACGTGATGCGCGCCGTCTCGACCATCCGCCGCGAACTGAACGGCCGGGTGCCGCTGATCGGCTTCTCCGGCAGCCCCTGGACCCTGGCCACCTACATGGTGGAGGGCGCCTCCAGCAAGGACTTCCGCCACGTCAAGACGATGCTCTACGACGCGCCGGATGCCATGCACCGGCTGCTCGACATGCTGGCCCACGCGGTCACCGACTACCTCAACGCCCAGATCCGCGCCGGCGCCCAGGCGGTGCAGATCTTCGACACCTGGGGCGGCGCCCTCTCCACCCCGGCCTACCTGGAGTTCTCCCTGCGCTACATGGAGCAGATCGTGGCCGGCCTGATCCGCGAGCACGAGGGGCGCCGGGTCCCGGTGATCCTCTTCACCAAGAACGGCGGCCAGTGGCTCGAGGACATCGCGGCGGCGGGCTCCGATGCCGTGGGCCTGGACTGGACCACCGAGCTCTCCTCCGCCCGGGCCCGGGTCGGCCATCGCGTCGCCCTGCAGGGCAACCTCGATCCCAACGTGCTCTTCGCCCGTCCCGCGGCGATCCGCGCCGAGGTGGCTCGCACCCTCGACAGCTTCGGCCCCGGCCCCGGCCATGTCTTCAACCTGGGCCACGGGATCAACCAGTTCACCGATCCGGACCACGTCACGGCCTTCATGGAGGCCCTGCATGACCTGAGCCCGGCCTACCATCGCAACATCCCCCATGACTGA
- a CDS encoding VanZ family protein, whose amino-acid sequence MTDTPWWQRWHDRRRLWAVLALLAFLVIAWGSLTPSSELPETLPWDKASHFIGYAGLAGLVGLAGVRLPLAFLVSALIGVAIEFAQIPVPGRFGGDWRDMLANGLGAAFAVVVLQAFRRVCLRRLA is encoded by the coding sequence ATGACTGACACGCCCTGGTGGCAGCGCTGGCATGACCGGCGCCGCCTCTGGGCGGTGCTGGCCCTGCTGGCTTTCCTGGTGATTGCCTGGGGAAGCCTGACGCCGAGCAGCGAGCTTCCCGAGACGCTGCCCTGGGACAAGGCCAGCCACTTCATCGGCTACGCGGGCCTGGCGGGCCTGGTCGGGCTCGCCGGGGTCCGCCTGCCGCTGGCCTTCCTCGTCAGCGCCCTGATCGGGGTGGCCATCGAGTTCGCCCAGATCCCGGTGCCCGGACGCTTCGGCGGCGACTGGCGCGACATGCTGGCCAACGGCCTGGGCGCGGCGTTCGCGGTGGTGGTGCTGCAGGCCTTTCGCCGCGTCTGTCTTCGTCGCCTCGCCTAG
- a CDS encoding host attachment protein yields the protein MTTYIVVADAARARLFTRDGLKISETDSLVHAEGRLHEGDLVTDRGGDVHESTSARSAGGESVATQHHEEVFAREVADRLYRARVDNSMQKLILVAPPRFLGQLRDKVDGPTAKLVIHTLAKDLTKASVADIQEAVSDLR from the coding sequence ATGACTACCTACATCGTGGTGGCTGATGCGGCGCGGGCTCGCCTGTTTACCCGTGATGGACTCAAGATCAGCGAGACGGACAGCCTCGTCCATGCCGAGGGTCGCCTGCACGAGGGGGACCTGGTGACGGATCGGGGGGGCGACGTCCACGAGTCGACCTCGGCCCGCAGTGCCGGTGGGGAGAGTGTGGCGACCCAGCACCACGAGGAGGTCTTTGCCCGCGAGGTGGCCGACCGGCTCTATCGCGCCCGCGTGGACAACAGCATGCAGAAGCTGATCCTGGTCGCCCCGCCGCGTTTCCTGGGCCAGCTGCGCGACAAGGTCGACGGCCCCACCGCCAAGCTGGTGATCCATACGCTGGCCAAGGATCTCACCAAGGCCTCCGTCGCCGACATCCAGGAGGCGGTCAGCGACCTCCGCTAG
- a CDS encoding LysR family transcriptional regulator, translating to MRYTLRQLEVFVAVAQHESVSRAARALALSQSATSTALAELERQFDCRLLDRIGKRLKLNALGFQLLPKAVALLDRAEEVEELLRGQQGIGTLDVGATLTIGNYLATLLISDFMQRHPGSRVRLSVRNTRTIIESVRQHELDLGLIEGQCEEEDVITQPWVEDELAVFCSPRHPLASSGPVELDRLLREAWIMREQGSGTRLTLEQAARHRRGRFNILLELEHTEGIKRAVESGLGIGCVSKLALRDAFRRGSLVPIATPELDLSRQFSFIWHRHKYLATGMREFLKLCRQMTEGVRRSDQIDLPQVP from the coding sequence ATGCGTTACACCCTGCGCCAGCTGGAAGTCTTCGTCGCCGTCGCCCAGCACGAGAGCGTCTCCCGGGCGGCCCGCGCCCTCGCGCTCTCGCAGTCGGCGACCAGCACCGCCCTGGCCGAGCTGGAACGCCAGTTCGACTGTCGGCTGCTGGATCGCATCGGCAAGCGCCTCAAGCTCAATGCCCTGGGCTTCCAGCTGCTCCCCAAGGCGGTCGCCCTGCTCGATCGTGCCGAGGAGGTGGAGGAGCTGCTGCGGGGACAGCAGGGCATCGGCACCCTGGACGTGGGCGCCACCCTGACCATCGGCAACTACCTGGCGACCCTGCTGATCAGCGACTTCATGCAGCGCCACCCGGGCAGCCGCGTGCGCCTGTCGGTGCGCAACACCCGCACCATCATCGAGAGCGTTCGCCAGCACGAGCTCGACCTGGGGCTGATCGAGGGGCAGTGCGAGGAGGAGGACGTGATCACCCAGCCCTGGGTGGAGGACGAGCTGGCGGTGTTCTGCTCGCCGCGACACCCGCTCGCCAGCTCCGGCCCGGTGGAGCTGGATCGCCTGCTGCGCGAGGCCTGGATCATGCGCGAGCAGGGCTCCGGCACCCGGCTGACCCTGGAGCAGGCCGCCCGGCATCGTCGGGGGCGCTTCAACATCCTGCTGGAGCTGGAGCACACCGAGGGCATCAAGCGGGCGGTGGAGTCGGGGCTCGGCATCGGCTGCGTCTCGAAGCTCGCCCTGCGCGATGCCTTCCGACGCGGCAGCCTGGTGCCCATCGCCACCCCGGAGCTGGACCTGAGCCGCCAGTTCAGCTTCATCTGGCACCGTCACAAGTACCTGGCCACCGGCATGCGCGAGTTCCTCAAGCTGTGCCGGCAGATGACCGAGGGCGTGCGCCGCAGCGACCAGATCGACCTGCCCCAGGTGCCCTGA